From one Passer domesticus isolate bPasDom1 chromosome 15, bPasDom1.hap1, whole genome shotgun sequence genomic stretch:
- the RPS15A gene encoding small ribosomal subunit protein uS8: MVRMNVLADALKSINNAEKRGKRQVLIRPCSKVIVRFLTVMMKHGYIGEFEIIDDHRAGKIVVNLTGRLNKCGVISPRFDVQLKDLEKWQNNLLPSRQFGYIVLTTSAGIMDHEEARRKHTGGKILGFFF, encoded by the exons ATGGTGCGCATGAACGTTCTGGCCGATGCTCTCAAAAGCATCAACAATGCAGAGAAGCGAGGCAAGCGCCAGGTGCTCATCCGGCCGTGCTCCAAGGTCATCGTCCGCTTCCTCACCGTGATGATGAAGCACG GGTACATTGGTGAATTCGAGATTATTGATgaccacagagctgggaagatTGTTGTCAACCTCACAGGCAGACTCAACAAG TGTGGTGTAATCAGTCCCAGATTTGATGTGCAGCTGAAGGATTTGGAAAAGTGGCAGAACAACCTGCTGCCTTCCCGTCAGTTTGG GTATATTGTACTGACAACCTCAGCTGGCATCATGGACCATGAGGAGGCGAGACGAAAACACACAGGAGGCAAAATCCTGGGATTCTTTTTCTAA
- the ARL6IP1 gene encoding ADP-ribosylation factor-like protein 6-interacting protein 1 isoform X2, translated as MPQLAAETASLEEQLQGWGEVILMTDKVLRWERAWFPLALMSVVSFSFLMIYYLDPSVLSGVSCLVMFLCLADYLVPALAPRIFGSNKWTTEQQQRFHEICSNLVKARRRIVGWWKRLFTLKEEKPKMYFMTMVFTLAVVAWIGQQVHNLFLTYLIVSFLLLFPGLNQHGIITKYIGMAKREINKLLKHKEKKNE; from the exons AGGATGGGGAGAAGTGATCCTGATGACGGATAAAGTCCTGCGCTGGGAGCGAGCCTGGTTTCCTCTGGCCCTGATGAGTGttgtttccttctccttcct GATGATCTACTATTTGGACCCATCAGTTCTCTCAGGTGTCTCCTGTTTGGTTATGTTCCTCTGCCTGGCTGATTACCTGGTTCCTGCTCTTGCTCCTCGAATCTTTGGCTCTAATAAGTG GACCacggagcagcagcagaggtttCATGAGATCTGCAGCAATTTGGTGAAAGCTCGCCGCCGCATTGTTGGCTGGTGGAAGCGCCTCTTCACTCTGAAGGAAGAGAAGCCTAAAATG TACTTCATGACCATGGTCTTCACTCTTGCTGTGGTTGCCTGGATTGGACAGCAAGTTCACAATCTCTTTCTGACCTACCTTATTG TAAGCTTCTTGTTACTGTTTCCTGGACTAAACCAACATGGGATCATCACGAAGTACATTGGAATGGCAAAAAGGGAGATCAACAAACTTCTCAAgcacaaggaaaagaagaatgaaTGA